In the Candidatus Cloacimonas acidaminovorans str. Evry genome, one interval contains:
- the polA gene encoding DNA polymerase I produces the protein MAEKLYLIDGTALLYRAHFAFIKNPLINSKGIHTSAIFGVINSFLHILENTQAAYVAISFDRKAPTFRHNLYEAYKAQRPPMPDELTAQIEPVKRFFELIGLKEIGLDGYEADDILGTLAKLYKDQFQIVFLTSDKDYCQLVDERSVMLDPMKDIVLDRDAVYAKYGVYPEQFIDYLALVGDPSDNIPGVSSIGPKTAAMLLSEYQTLDNIYANLDKLKPRLQEVLRENKENAYLSKQLAKIDTDVPIPKPDLEHLTFWAKDLRKAIPLLEEYEINSIKRKIELKYPETNTTKQQTEYQDDIFKEKEKPQEETAETEEKMPFSAVLVNTLNFVTLLKELKEAKQISLDTETDSPEPMRANLVGISFCMDEKKAYYLPLGHQLAVNLPLPEVLRHLEDALKGKLLLGHNLKFDLIVLARNGLELDNPLFDTMLAAYILDPGTLNYSLETCALNELNYKMIPISDLIGKGKNQSTFDLVEPEKACIYSAEDAWAVYKLYPVYRRKVDFSVMANLFDTIELPLIKVLQQMEMNGVAIDCSVLSEISHQINLELKTLTDKIYAFAGYEFNINSTQQLAKLLFEEKKLPYGRKTKTGYSTDNSVLEELAIDYEIAGIIIQYRQLSKLQSTYVSALPKMINPQTGRIHSSFNQTVTSTGRLSSSNPNLQNIPVRTEIGREIRKAFCAKDAEHLILDADYSQIELRLLALMSEDEVLIEAFKQDLDIHKRMAAKIFNVDIEKVTPDQRRAAKTINFGILYGMGQRKLSRELGISLNEAKDIIDGYYAQFPSIRNFINQCVNKARQQHYAETLFGRRLYLPNIDSKNQGLKSEAERIAVNMPIQGTAADLIKIAMLNIHKQIDKREDIKMILQVHDELLFEVQQEALEETKNIVKTCMESALPPKYAEKVHLKTDVGVGKNWFEAH, from the coding sequence ATGGCTGAGAAATTATATTTAATTGACGGTACGGCATTGTTATACAGGGCTCATTTTGCCTTCATTAAGAATCCCTTAATCAACAGCAAGGGAATACATACCAGTGCTATTTTTGGAGTAATAAATTCGTTTCTGCACATCCTGGAAAATACACAAGCGGCTTATGTAGCCATATCTTTTGACCGTAAAGCTCCTACTTTTCGGCATAATCTTTATGAGGCATACAAAGCTCAGCGTCCTCCTATGCCAGATGAACTTACGGCTCAAATTGAACCCGTGAAACGATTTTTTGAGTTAATCGGCTTAAAGGAAATCGGTCTTGATGGTTATGAAGCGGATGACATTCTGGGTACTTTGGCAAAGCTATATAAGGATCAGTTTCAAATTGTGTTTTTAACCAGTGACAAGGATTACTGTCAATTGGTTGATGAGCGTTCAGTTATGCTTGATCCGATGAAAGATATTGTTTTGGATCGGGATGCCGTATATGCCAAATATGGTGTTTATCCGGAGCAGTTTATTGATTATCTTGCGCTTGTTGGAGACCCTTCTGACAACATTCCTGGTGTGAGCAGCATCGGACCTAAAACTGCTGCAATGCTACTTTCCGAATATCAAACGCTGGATAATATCTATGCCAATTTGGATAAGTTAAAACCACGCTTGCAGGAAGTTCTTCGGGAAAATAAGGAAAATGCCTATCTCTCAAAGCAATTAGCAAAAATTGACACCGATGTTCCGATTCCCAAACCCGATTTAGAACACCTGACTTTTTGGGCAAAGGATTTGAGAAAAGCGATTCCTTTGCTGGAGGAATATGAAATTAATTCCATTAAGCGGAAAATAGAGCTGAAATATCCGGAAACTAATACAACAAAACAACAAACCGAATATCAGGACGATATTTTTAAGGAAAAGGAAAAGCCACAAGAGGAAACGGCAGAAACAGAAGAAAAAATGCCTTTTTCAGCTGTTTTGGTTAACACTCTCAATTTTGTTACTCTGCTCAAAGAACTGAAAGAGGCAAAACAAATTTCTCTTGATACGGAAACGGATTCCCCCGAACCTATGCGGGCAAATTTGGTGGGAATATCTTTTTGCATGGATGAAAAGAAAGCATACTATCTTCCATTGGGACATCAACTTGCAGTAAATTTGCCGCTGCCGGAAGTTCTTCGCCATTTGGAAGATGCTTTAAAAGGAAAACTTTTACTGGGACATAACCTCAAGTTTGATTTAATAGTTCTTGCCCGCAATGGATTAGAACTTGATAATCCACTGTTTGATACAATGCTGGCTGCTTATATTCTTGATCCTGGAACGCTGAATTACTCTCTGGAAACCTGCGCTCTGAATGAATTGAATTATAAAATGATACCTATCAGTGACTTAATTGGCAAAGGCAAAAACCAGAGCACTTTTGATCTGGTAGAACCGGAAAAAGCATGTATATACTCTGCAGAAGATGCCTGGGCTGTTTATAAGCTCTATCCTGTTTACCGGAGAAAAGTGGATTTTAGCGTTATGGCAAACCTTTTTGATACGATTGAACTACCCCTTATCAAGGTTTTACAACAGATGGAAATGAACGGAGTGGCAATTGACTGTTCTGTTTTAAGCGAAATTTCCCATCAGATAAATCTGGAACTGAAGACCCTGACAGATAAAATATATGCTTTTGCGGGATATGAATTTAACATCAATTCTACCCAGCAATTGGCAAAACTGCTCTTTGAAGAAAAAAAACTACCCTACGGTAGAAAAACCAAAACCGGCTATTCTACGGATAACAGTGTGCTGGAAGAACTTGCCATTGACTATGAAATTGCCGGAATAATTATTCAATACAGACAGCTTTCAAAACTGCAATCTACTTATGTAAGCGCTCTGCCTAAAATGATCAATCCCCAAACCGGAAGAATACATTCCTCTTTTAATCAAACCGTTACTTCCACAGGTCGCCTTTCTTCTTCCAACCCCAATCTACAAAATATACCCGTGCGCACAGAAATTGGACGCGAAATCCGGAAAGCATTTTGTGCCAAAGATGCAGAACACCTGATCCTGGATGCGGATTATTCACAAATAGAATTGCGTTTGCTGGCTCTGATGAGCGAAGATGAGGTCTTAATTGAGGCCTTTAAACAAGACCTGGATATTCATAAAAGAATGGCTGCCAAAATTTTTAATGTGGACATTGAAAAGGTTACTCCCGACCAAAGAAGAGCTGCAAAAACCATTAACTTTGGCATTCTCTACGGAATGGGACAACGCAAACTTTCCCGTGAACTGGGAATCTCTCTCAATGAAGCAAAAGACATTATAGACGGTTACTATGCTCAATTCCCTTCCATTCGCAATTTTATCAACCAATGTGTAAATAAAGCTCGTCAACAACATTATGCGGAAACCCTTTTTGGCAGACGATTATACCTTCCTAATATAGACAGTAAAAATCAGGGACTAAAAAGCGAAGCGGAAAGAATTGCGGTTAATATGCCAATTCAAGGAACTGCAGCTGACCTGATTAAAATAGCTATGCTCAACATTCATAAGCAGATAGATAAACGCGAAGACATCAAAATGATTCTCCAAGTCCATGATGAACTCCTTTTTGAGGTTCAGCAAGAAGCATTAGAAGAGACAAAAAATATCGTTAAGACCTGTATGGAAAGTGCTTTACCCCCAAAATATGCGGAAAAAGTCCATCTGAAAACGGATGTGGGAGTAGGAAAAAATTGGTTTGAAGCACACTAA
- a CDS encoding desulfoferrodoxin, which yields MIALRQMWHCPICGNVVEVIYVGGGELVCCGQPMQLLKENTVDAAVEKHIPVVTDLGDKIEVSVGSIPHPMEEKHYITCIEVLMEKKVLRKELKPGDEPKAKFCVKMDKVIAVREYCNVHGLWKA from the coding sequence ATGATAGCTTTAAGACAAATGTGGCATTGCCCGATTTGCGGAAATGTTGTTGAAGTAATTTATGTTGGCGGCGGCGAATTAGTTTGCTGTGGTCAACCAATGCAATTACTTAAAGAAAATACTGTTGATGCCGCAGTAGAAAAACATATACCCGTTGTAACGGATTTGGGAGATAAAATTGAGGTCTCCGTTGGAAGCATCCCTCATCCGATGGAAGAAAAGCACTATATTACCTGTATTGAAGTGCTCATGGAAAAAAAGGTTTTACGCAAAGAACTGAAGCCAGGAGATGAACCTAAGGCAAAGTTTTGCGTGAAAATGGACAAAGTTATTGCCGTGCGTGAATATTGCAATGTTCACGGTTTATGGAAAGCATAA